In Amaranthus tricolor cultivar Red isolate AtriRed21 chromosome 3, ASM2621246v1, whole genome shotgun sequence, a single window of DNA contains:
- the LOC130808128 gene encoding receptor-like protein kinase 7 — protein MLPLILCSNLLFLLLCSSTLSSSNELNSLLTIKSSLQSSNSNLFSSWNPSNPTCNFTGISCNKLGNIIEIDLSNQGLSGTLRFDAICSLRSLKKLALGYNFLSGNITKDIRNCTQLQYLDLGNNNFSSLIPDFSSLTQLKFLYLQFSGYFGVFPWNSFTKITTLVELNIGDNPFDITPFPKQILQLKNLNVLLLYNCSISGQIPSEIGNLTDLIDLELSQNFLSGSIPSEISNLKNLKYLKIWRNNLTGKLPFGFRNLTNLEQFDACNNRLEGDLSELKFLNKLVWLQLYNNNFSGEIPPEFGEFKSLANLSLYNNKFTGELPMKLGSWTEFDFIDVSTNHLSGPIPPDMCKKGTMTKLLMLQNNFSGEIPVSYANCKTLTRFRVSQNSLTGKVPNGIWGLPNVDIIDIANNFLHGSITGDINQAKNLLQIYGSNNKLSGFLPVEISGASSLGLIDLSNNQLTGEIPESIGDLKNLSTLNLQENQLSGNIPNSIENCLQMGDLNLAGNSFSGQIPSFGSSNNLYSLNLSHNQLSGMIPNSVSSLHFSVLDLSYNKLSGSIPDSLTVEAYKDSFVGNNGLCSRKNTNFLRPCSWRSQKHHHMIVVFVVIGLCMLVVLTGFYMYKILYSAKIDQNLPVFMMDDNCWKMNSYHVLNFTKEEILESIKLENLIGKGGCGNVYKVGLKDGKVVAVKHVWYTNLSNYSQYNAAAHTYSPMLDKNSSWNRTKSRKIKEFEMEIETLSCIRHINIVKLYCSITSKDSSLLVYEYFSNGSVWDRLHNSDMGLDWQGRYEIALGAARGLEYLHHGYEKPVIHRDVKSSNILLDVSLKPKIADFGLAKIVQEDGVGLDSSHVVAGTHGYIAPEYGYTLKVNEKSDVYSFGVVLLELVTGRKAIEPHFGDKDIVSWVTSKLTNTDHIIQSIIDPTILESHNEKMVKMLRLAILCTSKLPERRPTMRSVVQMLEEIEPYKLVPLPSMLVKLGSTKKTEDGKK, from the exons ATGCTTCCGTTGATACTCTGTTCGAACCTCCTCTTTCTTCTACTCTGTTCTTCCACTTTATCTTCATCCAATGAACTGAATTCCCTTCTTACAATCAAATCCTCTCTTCAATCCTCAAATTCCAATCTCTTTTCTTCATGGAATCCCTCAAATCCCACATGCAATTTCACAGGAATTTCCTGCAATAAATTAGGAAATATAATCGAAATCGACCTCTCGAACCAGGGATTATCAGGCACTCTTCGTTTCGATGCAATCTGTTCATTGCGTTCCCTTAAAAAACTAGCTCTTGGGTATAATTTTCTTTCTGGAAACATCACAAAAGATATCAGAAACTGTACTCAGCTTCAATATTTAGATTTGGGTAACAACAACTTTTCTAGTTTAATCCCTGATTTTTCCAGTTTAACCCAATTGAAGTTCTTATACTTACAATTTAGTGGATATTTTGGGGTTTTTCCATGGAATTCTTTCACTAAAATCACTACCCTTGTTGAGCTTAATATTGGAGATAACCCTTTTGATATTACTCCATTTCCTAAACAAATTCTTCAATTAAAGAATTTAAATGTCTTACTTCTGTATAATTGTAGCATTTCTGGGCAAATTCCGTCAGAAATTGGAAATTTAACAGACCTAATTGATCTTGAATTATCACAAAATTTCTTATCTGGGTCAATTCCATcagaaatttcaaatttaaaaaatctaaaGTACCTTAAAATCTGGAGAAACAATCTTACCGGAAAATTACCCTTTGGGTTTAGAAATCTGACAAATTTGGAGCAATTTGATGCTTGTAATAACAGATTAGAAGGTGATTTATCTGAGCTGAAATTCTTGAATAAGCTTGTTTGGCTTCAATTATACAACAACAATTTCTCGGGTGAAATTCCACCAGAATTTGGGGAATTCAAAAGCTTAGCAAATCTGTCTTTATACAATAACAAATTCACAGGAGAACTTCCTATGAAACTTGGTTCATGGACTGAATTTGATTTCATCGATGTCTCGACGAATCATCTTTCAGGTCCAATTCCTCCTGATATGTGCAAAAAAGGGACCATGACAAAGCTTCTAATGCTTCAGAACAATTTTTCTGGTGAAATTCCAGTGAGTTATGCTAACTGTAAGACCTTAACTCGGTTTCGAGTTAGCCAGAACTCACTTACTGGGAAAGTTCCTAATGGGATTTGGGGATTACCAAATGTTGATATTATTGATATTGCTAACAATTTTCTTCACGGTTCAATCACAGGAGATATCAATCAGGCAAAAAATCTGCTCCAAATTTATGGGTCTAACAATAAATTATCTGGTTTTCTTCCTGTGGAAATCTCTGGTGCTTCTTCATTGGGTTTGATTGATTTGAGTAATAATCAATTAACAGGAGAAATCCCAGAAAGTATTGGTGATCTGAAGAACTTAAGTACCCTTAATTTGCAAGAAAATCAGCTTTCTGGTAATATCCCTAATTCTATTGAGAACTGTCTTCAAATGGGTGATCTTAATTTAGCAGGAAATTCATTTTCTGGTCAAATCCCATCTTTTGGATCTTCAAATAACTTGTATTCTTTGAATTTGTCACACAATCAGTTATCTGGTATGATTCCTAATAGTGTTTCATCTCTGCATTTTAGTGTTCTTGATTTGTCATATAATAAGTTATCGGGTTCGATCCCCGATTCGCTTACAGTTGAGGCATATAAGGATAGTTTTGTTGGAAATAATGGGCTTTGTAGTAGAAAGAATACTAACTTTTTAAGGCCATGCTCATGGAGGTCTCAAAAGCATCATCACATGATTGTTGTTTTTGTGGTTATAGGATTATGTATGTTGGTAGTTTTGACGGGTTTTTACATGTATAAGATTTTGTATAGTgccaaaatagatcaaaatcttCCTGTTTTTATGATGGATGATAATTGCTGGAAAATGAACTCATATCATGTGCTTAACTTCACCAAAGAAGAGATACTTGAATCGATCAAGCTAGAGAACTTGATCGGAAAAGGCGGTTGTGGGAATGTTTACAAGGTTGGCCTTAAAGATGGGAAAGTGGTTGCTGTGAAGCATGTATGGTATACCAATTTGTCTAATTATAGCCAGTATAATGCAGCTGCTCATACTTATTCTCCAATGTTGGATAAAAATAGTAGTTGGAATAGGACTAAGAGTAGGAAGATCAAGGAATTTGAAATGGAAATTGAGACATTGAGTTGTATAAGACATATCAACATTGTGAAGTTGTATTGTAGTATTACTAGCAAGGATTCGAGCTTGTTGGTGTATGAGTACTTTTCGAATGGTAGCGTATGGGATAGGTTGCATAATAGTGACATGGGTTTGGATTGGCAAGGTCGATATGAGATTGCATTGGGTGCTGCACGAGGGCTAGAGTACCTTCACCATGGGTATGAGAAACCAGTCATTCATCGCGATGTTAAATCTAGCAATATACTATTGGATGTCTCTTTGAAGCCTAAGATTGCGGATTTTGGACTTGCAAAGATTGTTCAAGAGGATGGTGTTGGTCTCGATTCAAGTCATGTAGTTGCAGGAACGCACGGTTACATTGCTCCAG AATACGGATATACACTGAAAGTGAACGAAAAGAGCGATGTTTATAGCTTTGGGGTCGTTTTATTAGAATTGGTGACAGGAAGAAAGGCAATTGAGCCACATTTTGGAGACAAGGATATTGTTAGTTGGGTAACTAGCAAGCTTACAAATACAGATCACATAATACAAAGCATAATAGACCCAACCATCTTGGAATCACATAACGAAAAAATGGTGAAGATGTTAAGGCTTGCAATCCTTTGCACGTCGAAGCTTCCGGAACGTAGGCCAACCATGAGAAGTGTGGTTCAAATGCTCGAGGAGATTGAACCTTATAAATTGGTGCCACTGCCTTCAATGTTAGTAAAGCTGGGCAGCACAAAAAAGACAGAGGATGGAAAAAAATAG